One segment of Alligator mississippiensis isolate rAllMis1 chromosome 13, rAllMis1, whole genome shotgun sequence DNA contains the following:
- the RBBP6 gene encoding E3 ubiquitin-protein ligase RBBP6 isoform X3: MSCVHYKFSSKLNYDTVTFDGLHISLCDLKRQIMGREKLKAADCDLQITNAQTKEEYTDESALIPKNSSVIVRRIPIGGVKSTSKTYIMTSKSHKILETTFRSRTEPVSGPSKAIDDSSASISLAQLTKTANLAEANASEEDKIKAMMSQSGHEYDPVNYMKKPLGPPPPSYTCFRCGKPGHYIKNCPTNGDKNFESVPRIKKSTGIPRSFMMEVKDPNTKGAMLTNTGKYAIPTIDAEAYAIGKKEKPPFLPEEPSSSSEEDDPIPDELLCLICKDIMTDAVVIPCCGNSYCDECIRTALLESDDHTCPTCHQTDVSPDALIANKFLRQAVNNFKNETGYTKRLRKQMQQPRPAVQRNMQPVVRPTVSRQQDPLMIPVTSPAHSAASLTSSLTSSQSSASATMSANPSSGPGAAADLSISLRSEKPDGPFRGRGGDAAGGVAAHRTRQERRPLRDADSVIPPAAIVTASEHSKTSSSLSISTVMEEKVKGYQVPVLGQPALPGQLASQGQSIPTTGQPIRGSLVRSSGSRPGWEPSSNRGRPHSERTQRTQAPTLPASTPVFVPVPPPPLYPPPPHALPLPPGVPPPQFPPQFPPGQPPPAGYPVPPPGYPPAPANISTPWVPTAVPSAHSNAIPTTQAPPLSREEFYREQRRLKEESKSPYSASSYSRSSYTYSKSRSGSSRSRSYSRSFSRSHSRSYSRSPPYPRRGRGKSRNYRSRSRSHGYHRSRSRSPPYRRYHSRSRSPIFRGQSPTKRAVPQGEGEREYFNRYREVPPYDIKAYYGRSVDFRDPFEKERYREWERNYREWYEKIYKGYAAGAQPRPPVNRENFSPDRFGPPGARRENSPYARGRRDDYAAGQSHRNRNIGGNYPEKPGREGHNVKDPAKPKEKEGENPLGDGKGNKHKKHRKRRKGDENEGFPNAELLEGARKPREPPAGGEDIKPDSLFVLPSRDDATPVRDEPMEADSITFKPVSEKEKKEKDKPKAKVDKTKRKPEVAATAKKESVVKPAKAPQDKTETEREKSPRTDPPAKKTKDDLPKPDSIKASSSQKDEKALGTPRKVHPKTAKEHPETRPAKEEKAKKDHPKEVKPEKTSSKEEKTKKPVEKSKPSDVKPEKRKRKAEEKVDKEHETTLKTSKPEVAEVKPSPKGKADPDGEKAERTPEKDKAASLLAPAKKIKLNRETGKKIVSGENVPPAKEPAEKPEPTSSKVKPEKVKGKVRRKVTAADGSGSTLVDYTSTSSTGGSPVRKSEEKQDTKRTVIKTMEEYNNDITAPAEDVIIMIQVPQSKWDKDDFESEEEDVNSTQVPSNVVKPSSVVKNVSAKSPNPLKHTEKESESLEKTQKTTKEASYESSQHEAKSSKNSVSSEKGKTKDRDHSSSDKDASEKRKSNVQPEKDNSERGAEQGNLKNPPSSKDSRSSDKHDTGRGSSVKDFTPSRDKKSDYDSSRDHSSSKRRDEKNESTRRKDSPSRNRESTSGQKSKPRDERTDLSKKGSGDSKRSNHSPPRDSRRPYDHKTGHDSKRSSEEHKSSDKSSAKEREKHTSETKSNKERESSGNKSSHRHASPDTKNEKEHAAGQSDKSAVKPKPQLSHSSRLSSDLTRETDEAAFVPDYNESDSESNVSAKDEESIGKNAKELKEKAVEKVKETVPAAAVGQPDVSRSQSQSSPSVSRSRSHSPSGSQTRSHSSSVSSAESQDSKKKKKKKDKKKHKKHKKHKKHKKHTGNESELEKSQKHKHKKKKSKKSKDKEKEKEKDDQKVKSVTV; encoded by the exons AATACACAGATGAGAGTGCCCTGATTCCTAAGAATTCATCAGTAATTGTTAGAAGAATCCCTATTGGAGGCGTCAAATCTACAAGCAAAACATATATCAT GACTTCTAAATCGCACAAAATCCTAGAAACTACTTTCAG AAGTCGAACTGAACCAGTGAGTGGACCATCAAAAGCA ATTGATGACTCTTCTGCATCTATTTCTCTGGCCCAGCTAACAAag ACTGCCAATCTGGCTGAAGCCAATGCTTCCGAAGAAGATAAAATAAAAGCTATGATGTCACAGTCTGGCCATGAATATGATCCCGTCAA TTACATGAAGAAACCCTTGGGCCCACCTCCACCATCATACACATGCTTTCGTTGTGGAAAACCTGGCCATTACATAAAGAACTGCCCAACAAATGGG GACAAAAATTTTGAGTCGGTTCCCAGGATTAAAAAGAGCACAGGAATTCCTAGAAGTTTTATGATGGAGGTGAAGGATCCCAATACAAAAGGAGCCATGCTTACAAACACAGGAAAATATGCAATACCAACAATTGATGC ggAGGCTTATGCcataggaaagaaggaaaagccCCCTTTTCTACCAGAGGAGCCATCTTCCTCTTCAGAAGAGGATGATCCTATTCCAGATGAATTGTTGTGTCTGATCTGCAAAGATATAATGACTGATGCAGTTGTCATTCCCTGCTGTGGAAACAGTTATTGTGATGAAT GTATCAGAACAGCACTACTGGAGTCAGATGACCATACCTGTCCAACTTGTCATCAGACAGATGTTTCCCCTGATGCTTTAATTGCCAACAAGTTCTTACGCCAG GCTGTAAACAACTTCAAAAATGAAACCGGCTACACCAAAAGGCTCCGTAAGCAGATGCAGCAACCAAGACCAGCGGTCCAGCGGAACATGCAACCTGTAGTGAGGCCAACGGTTTCCAGACAACAGGATCCTCTAATGATTCCAGTAACTTCACCTGCTCATTCTGCTGCTTCTTTGACATCATCGTTGACTTCTAGTCAGTCATCTGCATCTGCTACTATGTCAGCAAATCCGTCTTCTggacctggagctgctgctgatcTGTCCATATCTCTTCGCTCTGAAAAGCCAGACGGACCTTTTCG CGGGAGGGGCGGTGATGCGGCAGGAGGGGTGGCGGCGCACCGGACGCGGCAGGAGAGGCGGCCTCTCAG ggATGCAGATAGTGTTATACCTCCTGCTGCTATTGTGACAGCCTCGGAGCATTCAAAaacttcttcctctctctcaatCAGCACTGTGATGGAAGAGAAAGTAAAG GGCTACCAGGTTCCTGTACTAGGACAGCCAGCATTACCAGGCCAGCTTGCTTCACAGGGACAGTCAATACCCACTACTG GTCAGCCAATAAGAGGCAGTCTGGTTCGTTCTTcaggcagcaggccaggctgggaacC AAGTTCAAATCGAGGACGCCCGCATAGTGAACGTACACAAAGGACTCAGGCCCCAACATTGCCAGCATCAACACCAGTCTTTGTGCCTGTGCCGCCACCTCCCCTGTATCCGCCACCTCCCCACGCACTTCCTCTTCCACCGGGGGTACCACCACCACAGTTTCCTCCTCAGTTTCCACCTGGTCAACCTCCACCTGCCGGGTACCCTGTCCCCCCTCCAGGAtaccccccagctcctgcaaaCATATCAACACCTTGGGTACCAACAGCAGTACCATCGGCTCATTCAAATGCCATCCCAACGACACAAGCGCCTCCTTTATCTAGGGAGGAGTTTTACAGAGAGCAGCGGAGACTTAAAGAGGA gtcCAAGTCTCCGTATAGTGCTTCATCTTACTCTAGAAGTTCGTATACGTACTCCAAGTCAAGATCAGGTTCATCTCGCTCTCGTTCGTATTCTCGATCATTTAGTCGCTCCCATTCTCGCTCCTACTCACGGTCACCTCCGTACCCacggagagggagggggaagagtcgtAACTATCGTTCTCGATCAAGGTCCCATGGATATCACCGTTCAAGATCAAGGTCACCCCCGTATAGAAGATATCATTCACGTTCAAGATCTCCAATATTTAGAGGTCAATCTCCCACTAAGCGGGCTGTAccccaaggggaaggggaaagagagtaTTTTAACCGATATAGAGAAGTCCCTCCATATGACATTAAAGCCTACTATGGCAGGTCTGTTGATTTCAGAGATCCATTTGAAAAGGAAAGATACAGAGAATGGGAAAGAAACTATAGAGAATGGTATGAAAAGATTTATAAGGGCTatgctgctggagcccagccaagACCCCCGGTAAATAGAGAGAACTTTTCTCCAGATCGGTTTGGTCCACCAGGAGCTAGACGAGAGAATTCCCCATATGCTCGGGGTCGTAGAGACGATTATGCTGCTGGACAGAGCCATAGAAATCGTAATATAGGTGGCAATTATCCTGAAAAACCTGGAAGAGAAGGCCATAATGTTAAAGATCCTGCAAAACCGAAGGAAAAGGAAGGTGAAAACCCCTTGGGAGATGGCAAAGGAAATAAACATAAAAAGCACcggaagaggaggaaaggagatgAGAACGAAGGCTTTCCtaatgctgagctgctggaaggtGCGAGGAAGCCGAGAGAGCCACCTGCTGGAGGCGAAGATATTAAACCCGACTCACTGTTCGTGCTCCCAAGCAGGGATGATGCCACGCCGGTCAGGGATGAACCTATGGAAGCCGATTCTATTACTTTTAAACCAGTatctgaaaaagagaaaaaagagaaagataagCCTAAAGCAAAAGTTGACAAGACAAAGCGGAAACCAGaagttgctgccactgctaagAAAGAGAGTGTAGTAAAACCAGCTAAAGCACCCCAGGATAAAACCGAGACTGAGCGTGAAAAGTCTCCTCGAACAGACCCTCCGGCGAAAAAAACAAAGGATGACTTGCCAAAGCCAGACAGTATTAAAGCATCTTCCTCCCAAAAGGATGAGAAGGCACTGGGCACGCCACGGAAAGTTCATCCAAAAACAGCAAAAGAGCATCCAGAAACCAGACCAGCCAAGGAGGAAAAAGCAAAGAAGGACCATCCGAAAGAAGTCAAGCCGGAGAAAACGTCAAGCAAAGAGGAAAAGACAAAAAAGCCTGTGGAAAAAAGCAAACCTTCTGATGTAAAAcctgagaaaagaaaaagaaaggcagaAGAAAAGGTAGATAAAGAACATGAAACCACTTTAAAAACGTCGAAACCAGAAGTGGCTGAAGTGAAACCGTCACCCAAGGGAAAAGCTGACCCTGATGGTGAGAAAGCAGAGCGAACCCCTGAAAAGGACAAAGCTGCTTCTCTGCTTGCCCCAGCAAAAAAGATTAAGCTTAACAGAGAGACAGGCAAAAAGATTGTCAGTGGAGAAAATGTACCTCCTGCAAAGGAACCTGCTGAGAAACCTGAGCCAACCAGTAGCAAAGTTAAACCAGAAAAGGTTAAAGGAAAAGTGAGAAGAAAAGTAACAGCAGCTGATGGGTCTGGTTCGACTCTTGTGGATTACACCAG taCTAGCTCTACTGGAGGCAGTCCTGTTAGAAAGTCTGAAGAAAAGCAAGACACAAAACGGACTGTCATTAAGACCATGGAAGAATATAATAATGATATAACAGCCCCTGCAGAAGATGTCATTATTATGATTCAGGTTCCTCAATCAAAGTGGGATAAAGATGACTTTGAGTCTGAAGAGGAAGACGTTAACTCTACACAAGTACCTTCAAATGTAGTAAAACCCTCTAGTGTTGTAAAAAACGTGAGCGCTAAGTCCCCAAATCCTCTGAAACACACTGAAAAAGAATCTGAGTCCTtggaaaaaacacagaaaactaCAAAAGAAGCAAGTTACGAAAGCTCCCAGCACGAAGCAAAAAGCTCAAAAAACTCTGTGTCAAGTGAAAAAGGGAAAACCAAGGACCGGGATCATTCTTCATCAGACAAGGACGCCTCGGAGAAACGGAAAAGCAATGTTCAACCGGAAAAAGACAACTCTGAACGTGGGGCTGAGCAAGGAAACCTAAAAAATCCTCCATCATCCAAAGACAGCAGATCCTCAGATAAGCATGATACTGGGCGTGGATCCTCTGTGAAAGACTTTACTCCTAGCAGGGACAAAAAATCTGATTATGATAGCAGCCGGGATCATTCTAGTTCCAAGCGTAGGGATGAAAAGAATGAGTCCACAAGGAGAAAGGACTCTCCTTCTCGAAACAGGGAGTCGACCTCGGGTCAGAAAAGTAAACCGAGAGATGAAAGAACAGACTTATCCAAAAAGGGATCGGGAGATTCTAAAAGGAGCAACCATAGTCCTCCAAGAGACAGCAGAAGGCCATACGATCACAAAACTGGGCACGATTCCAAACGCTCATCAGAAGAACACAAATCTTCAGACAAAAGTTCAGCTAAAGAAAGGGAGAAACACACATCAGAAACAAAGAGCAATAAGGAGAGAGAGTCAAGTGGCAATAAATCATCTCACAGACATGCATCGCCAGatacaaaaaatgaaaaagagcATGCTGCTGGGCAAAGCGACAAGAGCGCCGTCAAACCGAAGCCTCAGTTAAGCCACTCCTCTCGACTCTCTTCCGACTTAACCAGAGAAACTGACGAGGCTGCGTTCGTCCCAGACTACAACGAAAGCGACAGCGAGAGCAATGTGTCTGCAAAAGATGAGGAGTCTATAGGAAAAAATGCTAAAGAACTgaaagaaaaggcagtggagaaggTTAAAGAGACTGtacctgcagcagcagttggTCAGCCTGATGTAAGCAGAAGTCAAAGTCAAAGCAGTCCCAGTGTTAGCCGCAGCCGTAGTCACAGCCCTTCTGGAAGCCAAACTcgaagccacagcagcagtgttAGCTCGGCTGAGAGTCAGgacagcaagaaaaagaaaaagaagaaagacaaaaagaagCACAAGAAGCACAAAAAACACAAGAAGCATAAGAAACACACTGGAAACGAGTCTGAATTGGAGAAAAGccaaaaacacaaacacaagaaGAAGAAATCCAAGAAGAGCAAagataaagaaaaagagaaagagaaagatgaCCAAAAAGTGAAATCTGTCACTGTATAA
- the RBBP6 gene encoding E3 ubiquitin-protein ligase RBBP6 isoform X5 gives MSCVHYKFSSKLNYDTVTFDGLHISLCDLKRQIMGREKLKAADCDLQITNAQTKEEYTDESALIPKNSSVIVRRIPIGGVKSTSKTYIISRTEPVSGPSKAIDDSSASISLAQLTKTANLAEANASEEDKIKAMMSQSGHEYDPVNYMKKPLGPPPPSYTCFRCGKPGHYIKNCPTNGDKNFESVPRIKKSTGIPRSFMMEVKDPNTKGAMLTNTGKYAIPTIDAEAYAIGKKEKPPFLPEEPSSSSEEDDPIPDELLCLICKDIMTDAVVIPCCGNSYCDECIRTALLESDDHTCPTCHQTDVSPDALIANKFLRQAVNNFKNETGYTKRLRKQMQQPRPAVQRNMQPVVRPTVSRQQDPLMIPVTSPAHSAASLTSSLTSSQSSASATMSANPSSGPGAAADLSISLRSEKPDGPFRGRGGDAAGGVAAHRTRQERRPLRDADSVIPPAAIVTASEHSKTSSSLSISTVMEEKVKGYQVPVLGQPALPGQLASQGQSIPTTGQPIRGSLVRSSGSRPGWEPSSNRGRPHSERTQRTQAPTLPASTPVFVPVPPPPLYPPPPHALPLPPGVPPPQFPPQFPPGQPPPAGYPVPPPGYPPAPANISTPWVPTAVPSAHSNAIPTTQAPPLSREEFYREQRRLKEESKSPYSASSYSRSSYTYSKSRSGSSRSRSYSRSFSRSHSRSYSRSPPYPRRGRGKSRNYRSRSRSHGYHRSRSRSPPYRRYHSRSRSPIFRGQSPTKRAVPQGEGEREYFNRYREVPPYDIKAYYGRSVDFRDPFEKERYREWERNYREWYEKIYKGYAAGAQPRPPVNRENFSPDRFGPPGARRENSPYARGRRDDYAAGQSHRNRNIGGNYPEKPGREGHNVKDPAKPKEKEGENPLGDGKGNKHKKHRKRRKGDENEGFPNAELLEGARKPREPPAGGEDIKPDSLFVLPSRDDATPVRDEPMEADSITFKPVSEKEKKEKDKPKAKVDKTKRKPEVAATAKKESVVKPAKAPQDKTETEREKSPRTDPPAKKTKDDLPKPDSIKASSSQKDEKALGTPRKVHPKTAKEHPETRPAKEEKAKKDHPKEVKPEKTSSKEEKTKKPVEKSKPSDVKPEKRKRKAEEKVDKEHETTLKTSKPEVAEVKPSPKGKADPDGEKAERTPEKDKAASLLAPAKKIKLNRETGKKIVSGENVPPAKEPAEKPEPTSSKVKPEKVKGKVRRKVTAADGSGSTLVDYTSTSSTGGSPVRKSEEKQDTKRTVIKTMEEYNNDITAPAEDVIIMIQVPQSKWDKDDFESEEEDVNSTQVPSNVVKPSSVVKNVSAKSPNPLKHTEKESESLEKTQKTTKEASYESSQHEAKSSKNSVSSEKGKTKDRDHSSSDKDASEKRKSNVQPEKDNSERGAEQGNLKNPPSSKDSRSSDKHDTGRGSSVKDFTPSRDKKSDYDSSRDHSSSKRRDEKNESTRRKDSPSRNRESTSGQKSKPRDERTDLSKKGSGDSKRSNHSPPRDSRRPYDHKTGHDSKRSSEEHKSSDKSSAKEREKHTSETKSNKERESSGNKSSHRHASPDTKNEKEHAAGQSDKSAVKPKPQLSHSSRLSSDLTRETDEAAFVPDYNESDSESNVSAKDEESIGKNAKELKEKAVEKVKETVPAAAVGQPDVSRSQSQSSPSVSRSRSHSPSGSQTRSHSSSVSSAESQDSKKKKKKKDKKKHKKHKKHKKHKKHTGNESELEKSQKHKHKKKKSKKSKDKEKEKEKDDQKVKSVTV, from the exons AATACACAGATGAGAGTGCCCTGATTCCTAAGAATTCATCAGTAATTGTTAGAAGAATCCCTATTGGAGGCGTCAAATCTACAAGCAAAACATATATCAT AAGTCGAACTGAACCAGTGAGTGGACCATCAAAAGCA ATTGATGACTCTTCTGCATCTATTTCTCTGGCCCAGCTAACAAag ACTGCCAATCTGGCTGAAGCCAATGCTTCCGAAGAAGATAAAATAAAAGCTATGATGTCACAGTCTGGCCATGAATATGATCCCGTCAA TTACATGAAGAAACCCTTGGGCCCACCTCCACCATCATACACATGCTTTCGTTGTGGAAAACCTGGCCATTACATAAAGAACTGCCCAACAAATGGG GACAAAAATTTTGAGTCGGTTCCCAGGATTAAAAAGAGCACAGGAATTCCTAGAAGTTTTATGATGGAGGTGAAGGATCCCAATACAAAAGGAGCCATGCTTACAAACACAGGAAAATATGCAATACCAACAATTGATGC ggAGGCTTATGCcataggaaagaaggaaaagccCCCTTTTCTACCAGAGGAGCCATCTTCCTCTTCAGAAGAGGATGATCCTATTCCAGATGAATTGTTGTGTCTGATCTGCAAAGATATAATGACTGATGCAGTTGTCATTCCCTGCTGTGGAAACAGTTATTGTGATGAAT GTATCAGAACAGCACTACTGGAGTCAGATGACCATACCTGTCCAACTTGTCATCAGACAGATGTTTCCCCTGATGCTTTAATTGCCAACAAGTTCTTACGCCAG GCTGTAAACAACTTCAAAAATGAAACCGGCTACACCAAAAGGCTCCGTAAGCAGATGCAGCAACCAAGACCAGCGGTCCAGCGGAACATGCAACCTGTAGTGAGGCCAACGGTTTCCAGACAACAGGATCCTCTAATGATTCCAGTAACTTCACCTGCTCATTCTGCTGCTTCTTTGACATCATCGTTGACTTCTAGTCAGTCATCTGCATCTGCTACTATGTCAGCAAATCCGTCTTCTggacctggagctgctgctgatcTGTCCATATCTCTTCGCTCTGAAAAGCCAGACGGACCTTTTCG CGGGAGGGGCGGTGATGCGGCAGGAGGGGTGGCGGCGCACCGGACGCGGCAGGAGAGGCGGCCTCTCAG ggATGCAGATAGTGTTATACCTCCTGCTGCTATTGTGACAGCCTCGGAGCATTCAAAaacttcttcctctctctcaatCAGCACTGTGATGGAAGAGAAAGTAAAG GGCTACCAGGTTCCTGTACTAGGACAGCCAGCATTACCAGGCCAGCTTGCTTCACAGGGACAGTCAATACCCACTACTG GTCAGCCAATAAGAGGCAGTCTGGTTCGTTCTTcaggcagcaggccaggctgggaacC AAGTTCAAATCGAGGACGCCCGCATAGTGAACGTACACAAAGGACTCAGGCCCCAACATTGCCAGCATCAACACCAGTCTTTGTGCCTGTGCCGCCACCTCCCCTGTATCCGCCACCTCCCCACGCACTTCCTCTTCCACCGGGGGTACCACCACCACAGTTTCCTCCTCAGTTTCCACCTGGTCAACCTCCACCTGCCGGGTACCCTGTCCCCCCTCCAGGAtaccccccagctcctgcaaaCATATCAACACCTTGGGTACCAACAGCAGTACCATCGGCTCATTCAAATGCCATCCCAACGACACAAGCGCCTCCTTTATCTAGGGAGGAGTTTTACAGAGAGCAGCGGAGACTTAAAGAGGA gtcCAAGTCTCCGTATAGTGCTTCATCTTACTCTAGAAGTTCGTATACGTACTCCAAGTCAAGATCAGGTTCATCTCGCTCTCGTTCGTATTCTCGATCATTTAGTCGCTCCCATTCTCGCTCCTACTCACGGTCACCTCCGTACCCacggagagggagggggaagagtcgtAACTATCGTTCTCGATCAAGGTCCCATGGATATCACCGTTCAAGATCAAGGTCACCCCCGTATAGAAGATATCATTCACGTTCAAGATCTCCAATATTTAGAGGTCAATCTCCCACTAAGCGGGCTGTAccccaaggggaaggggaaagagagtaTTTTAACCGATATAGAGAAGTCCCTCCATATGACATTAAAGCCTACTATGGCAGGTCTGTTGATTTCAGAGATCCATTTGAAAAGGAAAGATACAGAGAATGGGAAAGAAACTATAGAGAATGGTATGAAAAGATTTATAAGGGCTatgctgctggagcccagccaagACCCCCGGTAAATAGAGAGAACTTTTCTCCAGATCGGTTTGGTCCACCAGGAGCTAGACGAGAGAATTCCCCATATGCTCGGGGTCGTAGAGACGATTATGCTGCTGGACAGAGCCATAGAAATCGTAATATAGGTGGCAATTATCCTGAAAAACCTGGAAGAGAAGGCCATAATGTTAAAGATCCTGCAAAACCGAAGGAAAAGGAAGGTGAAAACCCCTTGGGAGATGGCAAAGGAAATAAACATAAAAAGCACcggaagaggaggaaaggagatgAGAACGAAGGCTTTCCtaatgctgagctgctggaaggtGCGAGGAAGCCGAGAGAGCCACCTGCTGGAGGCGAAGATATTAAACCCGACTCACTGTTCGTGCTCCCAAGCAGGGATGATGCCACGCCGGTCAGGGATGAACCTATGGAAGCCGATTCTATTACTTTTAAACCAGTatctgaaaaagagaaaaaagagaaagataagCCTAAAGCAAAAGTTGACAAGACAAAGCGGAAACCAGaagttgctgccactgctaagAAAGAGAGTGTAGTAAAACCAGCTAAAGCACCCCAGGATAAAACCGAGACTGAGCGTGAAAAGTCTCCTCGAACAGACCCTCCGGCGAAAAAAACAAAGGATGACTTGCCAAAGCCAGACAGTATTAAAGCATCTTCCTCCCAAAAGGATGAGAAGGCACTGGGCACGCCACGGAAAGTTCATCCAAAAACAGCAAAAGAGCATCCAGAAACCAGACCAGCCAAGGAGGAAAAAGCAAAGAAGGACCATCCGAAAGAAGTCAAGCCGGAGAAAACGTCAAGCAAAGAGGAAAAGACAAAAAAGCCTGTGGAAAAAAGCAAACCTTCTGATGTAAAAcctgagaaaagaaaaagaaaggcagaAGAAAAGGTAGATAAAGAACATGAAACCACTTTAAAAACGTCGAAACCAGAAGTGGCTGAAGTGAAACCGTCACCCAAGGGAAAAGCTGACCCTGATGGTGAGAAAGCAGAGCGAACCCCTGAAAAGGACAAAGCTGCTTCTCTGCTTGCCCCAGCAAAAAAGATTAAGCTTAACAGAGAGACAGGCAAAAAGATTGTCAGTGGAGAAAATGTACCTCCTGCAAAGGAACCTGCTGAGAAACCTGAGCCAACCAGTAGCAAAGTTAAACCAGAAAAGGTTAAAGGAAAAGTGAGAAGAAAAGTAACAGCAGCTGATGGGTCTGGTTCGACTCTTGTGGATTACACCAG taCTAGCTCTACTGGAGGCAGTCCTGTTAGAAAGTCTGAAGAAAAGCAAGACACAAAACGGACTGTCATTAAGACCATGGAAGAATATAATAATGATATAACAGCCCCTGCAGAAGATGTCATTATTATGATTCAGGTTCCTCAATCAAAGTGGGATAAAGATGACTTTGAGTCTGAAGAGGAAGACGTTAACTCTACACAAGTACCTTCAAATGTAGTAAAACCCTCTAGTGTTGTAAAAAACGTGAGCGCTAAGTCCCCAAATCCTCTGAAACACACTGAAAAAGAATCTGAGTCCTtggaaaaaacacagaaaactaCAAAAGAAGCAAGTTACGAAAGCTCCCAGCACGAAGCAAAAAGCTCAAAAAACTCTGTGTCAAGTGAAAAAGGGAAAACCAAGGACCGGGATCATTCTTCATCAGACAAGGACGCCTCGGAGAAACGGAAAAGCAATGTTCAACCGGAAAAAGACAACTCTGAACGTGGGGCTGAGCAAGGAAACCTAAAAAATCCTCCATCATCCAAAGACAGCAGATCCTCAGATAAGCATGATACTGGGCGTGGATCCTCTGTGAAAGACTTTACTCCTAGCAGGGACAAAAAATCTGATTATGATAGCAGCCGGGATCATTCTAGTTCCAAGCGTAGGGATGAAAAGAATGAGTCCACAAGGAGAAAGGACTCTCCTTCTCGAAACAGGGAGTCGACCTCGGGTCAGAAAAGTAAACCGAGAGATGAAAGAACAGACTTATCCAAAAAGGGATCGGGAGATTCTAAAAGGAGCAACCATAGTCCTCCAAGAGACAGCAGAAGGCCATACGATCACAAAACTGGGCACGATTCCAAACGCTCATCAGAAGAACACAAATCTTCAGACAAAAGTTCAGCTAAAGAAAGGGAGAAACACACATCAGAAACAAAGAGCAATAAGGAGAGAGAGTCAAGTGGCAATAAATCATCTCACAGACATGCATCGCCAGatacaaaaaatgaaaaagagcATGCTGCTGGGCAAAGCGACAAGAGCGCCGTCAAACCGAAGCCTCAGTTAAGCCACTCCTCTCGACTCTCTTCCGACTTAACCAGAGAAACTGACGAGGCTGCGTTCGTCCCAGACTACAACGAAAGCGACAGCGAGAGCAATGTGTCTGCAAAAGATGAGGAGTCTATAGGAAAAAATGCTAAAGAACTgaaagaaaaggcagtggagaaggTTAAAGAGACTGtacctgcagcagcagttggTCAGCCTGATGTAAGCAGAAGTCAAAGTCAAAGCAGTCCCAGTGTTAGCCGCAGCCGTAGTCACAGCCCTTCTGGAAGCCAAACTcgaagccacagcagcagtgttAGCTCGGCTGAGAGTCAGgacagcaagaaaaagaaaaagaagaaagacaaaaagaagCACAAGAAGCACAAAAAACACAAGAAGCATAAGAAACACACTGGAAACGAGTCTGAATTGGAGAAAAGccaaaaacacaaacacaagaaGAAGAAATCCAAGAAGAGCAAagataaagaaaaagagaaagagaaagatgaCCAAAAAGTGAAATCTGTCACTGTATAA